From the Sphingobium yanoikuyae genome, the window TCGATGATGAGATGGTCGATGCTGTCGGTGCGTGGCGCGCCGTCGCGCCAGAAAAGCTGGTCGACGGACGGAAAGCGATGCGCCTCGATCGCCTCTATCTCTTCGGGCGTGAAGGCGGCGTCGCCATCCTCCGACCCCAGGCTGCCGAAGGTGCCGTCCTTGTGATGGCGTCCGGCGCGGCCGGCGATCTGGGCCATTTCGGCGACCGTCAGCCGGCGCGAACGGCGACCGTCGAACTTGCGCAGCGAGGCGAAGGCGACATGGGCGACGTCGAGATTGAGGCCCATGCCGATCGCGTCGGTGGCGACCAGATAATCGACGTCGCCGTTCAGGAACATCTGCACCTGGGCGTTGCGGGTGCGGGGCGACAGGGCGCCCATCACCACCGCCGCGCCGCCCCGGAAGCGGCGCAGCATTTCCGCCACGGCATAGACTTCCTCGGCCGAGAAGGCGACGATCGCCGAGCGGCGCGGCAGGCGCGACAGCTTCTTGGCGCCGGCATAGGAGAGGGTGGAGAAGCGCGGCCGGCCGATGATCTCGACTTCGGGGACGAGGCTTTTCACCGTCTTCGCGATGCTGGCGGAGCCCAGGATCATCGTTTCTTCCCGGCCGCGCGCGCGCAGGATGCGGTCGGTGAAGATATGGCCGCGCTCGGGATCGGCGCCCAGTTGCGCCTCGTCCAGCGCGACAAAGGCGAAATCGCTGAGGCCGCCGGTCATCGCCGCCGCTTCACGCCCACCGCTGATCGGCATGGATTCGGCGGTGCAGAGGAAATAGCGCGCGCCCGGCGGCACGATCTTTTCCTCGCCGGTGATGAGGGCGACCTGCTGGGCGCCCTTGATCGCGACGACGCGGTCATAGACTTCGCGCGCCAGCAGGCGCAGCGGAAAGCCCATCATGCCGCTCGAATGGCCGCACATGCGCTCGACGGCGAGATGGGTCTTGCCGGTATTGGTGGGGCCCAGCACCGCGGTGATGGGCGAACGGGCGAACTGGGCCATGATGGGGCCTATGTCGTGCAGGATGGCGGGCAGGGCAAGGACTTTGCGCAATCGGCCCGATGTTCCGGTGGTTAACGGGACTCTGCCCGGCCATGGGCACGTTTCGTCGCAGCGGCGCGGGTCATGGCGGCGTCTTAAATTGACTTTAACCCTGCGCGTTCACAAGGGTGCGGTCCGACGCATGGCGCGGGGACCATTGCGTTGGCGATGCGATAAAAAGCACCCCGGGGGTTGCGGCTTTTGTTCCAGGATAATCAGTCGGGTTTTCAGCAGGGTGGCGCGTCCATGTCGCTATGGCTGGCGGACAGCCTGCAGCGACCGGCGGCGCCGCGCGACTGGCGCACGCGCCTGAGGGACTGGGCGGAGGACGTCAACCTCGTCCCGGACCTGGGGCAGAATGTCGGCAGCCTTACCTGGTTCCGCGGCCTTGCCACCTGTTTTGGCCTGTGCGCCACCGCCCTCTATCTCTCGCCCGGTTTCCAGCCGGTGCCCGGCGCGCCCGAACCGCTGCTGACGCCCGCGCAATATGACGAGGTGCGCAGCCAGATGATCACGCCGCTGGCGCTGGGCGCGGACAGCGGCCGGCGGATGGGCGCGACCGATGCAGTGCAGCCGCTCAAGGAAACACCCGAACGGCCGCAGATCGAACTCAATGCCCAGATCGGCAGCAGCGACACGCTGGCTCGCGCCCTGTCGCGTGCCGGGGTCAGCAGCGGCGATGTCGCGACCGTGACCAGCATGGTCGGCGGCGACATCGGCGCGGGCGTGAAGCCGGGCACCCGGCTCGACATCATCCTGGGCCGCCGTGCCAGCCGCACGTCGCCCCGGCCGCTCGACAAGCTCAATTTCCGCGCGCGGCTCGACCTGGCGGTCGAACTCAACCGGGTCGGCGGCGTGCTGCAGGTGACGCGCGTGCCCATTCGCGTCGACAACACCCCGCTGCGCATCCAGGGCGTGGTCGGCGACAGCATCTATCGTTCGGCCCGCGCCGCCGGCGCACCGCCCAAGGCGGTGCAGGCCTTCCTGCGGGTGATCGCCAAGCAGGTCGATCTGGGATCGATTGGCGCAGGCGACCGCTATGACATCATCACCGAATATCATCGCGCCGAAACCGGCGATGTCGAGGTGGGCGAGCTGCTCTATGCCGGTTTCCGCCGGGCGCGGGGCAAGGCGGTCGACATGCTGAAATGGACCAGCGAGGGCCGCACCGAATGGTTCGAGGCATCGGGCGTGGGCGAAAAGCGCGGCGTGCTGGGCGCGCCGGTCGACGGCGCCCGCATGACATCGGGCTTCGGCATGCGCCGCCATCCGATCCTGGGTTATACCCGCATGCATGCCGGCATCGATTTCGGCGCGCGCTATGGTTCGCCCATCTATGCCGTGACCGACGGCGTGGTCGCCTTTGCCGGCCGCCATGGCGGCCATGGCAATTATGTCCGCATTTCCCATGGCGTGGGCCTGGCCACCGGCTATGCCCATATGAGCCGGATCGCGGCGGTGCCGGGCCAGCGGGTGCGGCGCGGCCAGGTGATCGGCTATGTCGGTTCCAGCGGCCTGTCGACTGGTCCGCATCTTCATTATGAGCTGTATCGGGGTGGGCAGGTGGTCAATCCGCTGTCGGTGAAGTTCACCACGACGGCGCAGCTGACCGGCAGCAATCTGGCCGCGTTCCGCGCGCGCCTGGCCCAGCTCAAGGGGCTGAAGGTCGGCACGCATGAGGTGGCGGCGGCCGCGCCGACCGCGGGCGCACAGGCCGCTGCGGGGAAATAAGCGGCTTTGCGGCGCTGGCTCGCTCGGCTAACGAGCGGGCATGACATCCTCCGATCCCGCCACCATCACCGCGATCCTGCTGGCCGGCGCGCGGCCGATCGCCGATCCGCTCGCCACCGCTGCCGGCGTGCCGGTCAAGCCGCTGGTGCCGGTCGCAGGCGAGCCGATGATCAACCGCCCGGCGCGCGCCTTGCTCGCCCATCCGGCGATCGGCCAGCTGGTGGTGCTGACGCAGAATCCCGAATATTTCGCCGATGATCCGGCCACCGCCTGGCTGGCAAGCGATCCGCGCGTGCGGTTCGAGCGCGGCGGCAAGGGCATCGCCTCCTCGCTGCTGGAACTGATGGAGAAGGCGGACCTGCCTTTCCCGCTGCTGATGACGACGGCGGACCATGTGCTGCTCGACGCGGCGATGCTGGACCAGTTCGTGGCGGAGGCGACGGGCGCTGACATCGCCGTCGCCTTGGTCGAGAAGACGACCCTGCTGGCCCATTATCCGCAGTCGCGCCGCACCTGGCTCAAATTCCGCGACGGCTGGTGGTCGGGCGCGAACATCTTCTGGTTCGGCAGTGCCAAGGCGCGGCCGGTGATTGCGCTGTGGCAGGATGTCGAGCAGGACCGGAAGAAGGGCTGGAAAATCCTGTCCGCCTTTGGCCCGCTGGCGCTGGTCGGCGCACTGCTGCGCATCCTGACCCTGCGCGGCGGCATTGCGCGGGTGGGGCGGCGTTTTGGCCTGACCGCGCGGCTGGTGGCGATGGACCAGGCGGAAGCCTGTATCGACGCCGACAAGCCCGACGACATCGTGCTGATCGAATCCATCCTTGCACGCTGAAGCATAGGGCAGCCCGTATCGGGTTATTCCCGATGCCGCGCGTCTTGGCCGCATGCTAGAAGCAATCGGACCCGGCAGACGGGGCCGATGAAGGGAGCACCCGCATGCGCAAGATTCTGCCCCTGGCGGCATTGTTGCCCGCCACCCTCGTCCTGATGGCACAGACAACGCCCGAAGCAGCGCCCCCGCCGCCGGCCCCGACCCCGGTCACCCCGGTCAGCGGCGATTCCCGCGACGTATCGGTTGCCGCCTGCCTGAACGAAGCCAAGGCCCAGGGCGCGAAGAAGGGCGTGATCGACGTCACCCTGCGCGAGGTCGAGGATACCGACAAGAAAAGCGACAGCCGCGGCGCCGTGCGCGCGCTGGTCAATGTCGTGATCGACAAGGACGGCAAGCAGAAGACGGTGAAGAAGACGTTCAAGTGCAGCACCCAGAATGGGGTGGTAACCGCCTTCAAATATTATTGAATTTCCCTAGCCCGGTCTCATCAGGCTGAACCGGGCGCGGCACCAGTGCGTCGTTCCTCTCCCCCCTCGATCCAGGGATGGCGCGCTGGTGTCGCTCAGTTCGCGTCGGGCTCCGGCGGCAGCGTATCGCGCAATGCCAGCGCATGGCGGGTGGCAAGACCCATCATCAGGAAGCCGGCGATCGAGGCGACGATATTGGCGATCGCAGCGCCGATCGTGCCATTCATCGGCAGCAGCACCGCCTGCATCCCCAGCAGCAGCAGGGTGGAGGCAAAGGTGATGCGCAGCGACAGGCCGGCCCGGTCAGTCGCCATCAGCAGCGGGCGATAGCTGACCCCCACCAGGTCGATGCAGGCCGATACGCCCAGCAGCATCAGCAGCGGATAGGCGGGGAGGAATTCCTTGCCCGCGATCAGGCCCAGCAGCGGATGGCCGATGGTCAGGATCAGCGCGATGATGATGGCGCCCGCGATCAGCGCCAGCCGGTTGGTGCGGCGGAACAGAGACCGCAGCGCATCCACGCCATGGCTGGACTGGGTGCGCGACAGTTCGACGAAGATGCTGCGCGAGAGCAGGCTGGAAATCTTGGTCAGCGACTGTGCGAGCTGGTTGGCGAGGCGATAGAGGCCCGCGCCCACCGGCCCGACGAACAGGCCGACGACCAGCACCGCGACCTGCTGTCCCATGGCGGACAGGCTGGTCTGCAGGTTGGTGGCGGTCAGGAAGCCGACGATGCCGGGATTTTCCTGGCGCGCATCGAGTGCCCGGCCGGCGGTCCAGTTGCCAAGCCGTCCCTTGCCTTCGCGCAGGGCGAGATACCAATAGGCCGCCGCGCACAGCAGTTCGGCGGCGCCCCAGGCGATCAGGAAGCCGGTGATGCCGGGCATCAGGGCCAGGGCCAGGCCCGCGCCGATCATCCGTCCGACCGGGATCATGGTTTCGGCGACGGCGGCCGAATCGAACCGGTCGAACAGGCGCAATATACCGGTGGGGGAGGATCGGATGGTGATCATCATCACCATGCAGAACAGCCAGGCCTGAAGCCCCATGCCGGGCCCCAGTTGCAGCTGGTTGCCGAAGGCCAGGATGATGATCGCGGCGATCAGGCCGCCGGCCACGGCCGAGGCGAGATCGATCAGGATGCAGAAGCGCAGCACCCGGTTGAGCGCATTGCCGTTGCCGTCGGCCAGATGCGGCTGGCCATAGCGCACGACGATCTGCCAGCTGTCGAAGGACACCAACGTCTTGATGACGTTGGCGGCGCTCAGCACCAGCGCGAAGCGGCCGAAATCGGCAACGCCCAGCGTGCGGGTGACGATGGCGAGATAGGCAAGGCTCAGCACCGCGCCCACGCCCTTGCCGCCCAGCAACCAGCCGGTATTGGCCAGGATACGGGCAAAGCCATCCTGTGCGCTGCTACCCTTTGCGCGCTTCAACTTCACCGGAACAGGAGCCTTTCGCGTGACACGCCGTTTGTTGCTGGCGGGCGTCTATCTAGGGAAGGGCGGCGCATTGCGCAAATACGTCCTTCTCTTCCCTGCGCTGCGAAATCGCTCTAAAGCGCGGGCATGACCATCAAGAAAGCCATCATCCTCTCCGCCGGCCAGGGTTCGCGCCTGCTGCCGCTGACCCGTGACGTGCCCAAGTGCATGATCGATTTCAACGGCCGCACCCTGATCAGCTGGCAAATCGCCGCGCTGGTCGCCAATGGCGTGACCGACATCGTCGTCGTCACCGGCTTCCGCACCGAGCGGGTCGAGGATCATGCGCTGCAACTCTATCGCGAGACCGGCGCGCGCATCCGCACGCTGTTCAACCCCTTCTTCCAGGTCGCCGACAATCTGGGCAGCTGCTGGATCGCGCGTGAGGAGATGGACCAGGACTTCATCATCCTGAACGGCGACACCATCGTGTCGGACGAGATCGTCGCAAAGCTGGTCTCGGGCGCCAAGGACGCGATCACCGTCACCGTCGATGTGAAGCCCGACGGCGACTATGACGATGACGACATGAAGGTGAACCGGGACGAGAGCGGTCGCCTGCACCATATCGGCAAGCGGCTGCTGCCGCCCGACACCAATGCCGAATCGATCGGCATGCTGGCGTTCGTGGGCGAAGGGCCGGCGATCTTCCGCAACCAGGTCGACCAGATGATGCGCACGCCCGAAGGCGTTGCCCGCTGGTATCTGCGCGCGATCGACATCATCGCCAAGGGCAACCGGGTCGGCACCGTGTCGATCGAGGGGCTGGAATGGCAGGAAGTCGACTTCCCGCAGGATGTCGATGCGGCCAACGCGCTGACCGAGAAATGGGTATCGCAGGGGCGTTACGGAGCCTGACGCGCCGGGTTGCGTAGCACTGCCAAATGGCCGGAATGGGTGGATTTGCGACAGTCCGCTTATGGGTTAGCATAGCGAGACCGGGATCACCCATTCAGGCAAGATATGAGCTATCGGATTTTTTATCACCACGGCTTTGAGTTGGGCCTAGCTACGAAAGTGGCAAAAGGCGTTCTGGACATCGACGATAAGGCCATTGCCATAAAATCAGGCGGCAATGCTTATCACATTGCATTCCATGATGTTGAAGATGTCGAACTGATCCGCCTGCATAAGGTCGGCCGCGTCATTCGCCTGACGCATAGTGGCGGCACACATTTCGTATCCGTCGTTCGGTTTATGGTCGGGCAGTTCGCGCTAATCAATTTCCTTGCCACTGGCAGGGTGTTCAATCGGATACAAAGCGCCGTGAACAGCAAACA encodes:
- a CDS encoding M23 family metallopeptidase; this translates as MSLWLADSLQRPAAPRDWRTRLRDWAEDVNLVPDLGQNVGSLTWFRGLATCFGLCATALYLSPGFQPVPGAPEPLLTPAQYDEVRSQMITPLALGADSGRRMGATDAVQPLKETPERPQIELNAQIGSSDTLARALSRAGVSSGDVATVTSMVGGDIGAGVKPGTRLDIILGRRASRTSPRPLDKLNFRARLDLAVELNRVGGVLQVTRVPIRVDNTPLRIQGVVGDSIYRSARAAGAPPKAVQAFLRVIAKQVDLGSIGAGDRYDIITEYHRAETGDVEVGELLYAGFRRARGKAVDMLKWTSEGRTEWFEASGVGEKRGVLGAPVDGARMTSGFGMRRHPILGYTRMHAGIDFGARYGSPIYAVTDGVVAFAGRHGGHGNYVRISHGVGLATGYAHMSRIAAVPGQRVRRGQVIGYVGSSGLSTGPHLHYELYRGGQVVNPLSVKFTTTAQLTGSNLAAFRARLAQLKGLKVGTHEVAAAAPTAGAQAAAGK
- a CDS encoding nucleotidyltransferase family protein, with the protein product MTSSDPATITAILLAGARPIADPLATAAGVPVKPLVPVAGEPMINRPARALLAHPAIGQLVVLTQNPEYFADDPATAWLASDPRVRFERGGKGIASSLLELMEKADLPFPLLMTTADHVLLDAAMLDQFVAEATGADIAVALVEKTTLLAHYPQSRRTWLKFRDGWWSGANIFWFGSAKARPVIALWQDVEQDRKKGWKILSAFGPLALVGALLRILTLRGGIARVGRRFGLTARLVAMDQAEACIDADKPDDIVLIESILAR
- a CDS encoding lipopolysaccharide biosynthesis protein, whose product is MKLKRAKGSSAQDGFARILANTGWLLGGKGVGAVLSLAYLAIVTRTLGVADFGRFALVLSAANVIKTLVSFDSWQIVVRYGQPHLADGNGNALNRVLRFCILIDLASAVAGGLIAAIIILAFGNQLQLGPGMGLQAWLFCMVMMITIRSSPTGILRLFDRFDSAAVAETMIPVGRMIGAGLALALMPGITGFLIAWGAAELLCAAAYWYLALREGKGRLGNWTAGRALDARQENPGIVGFLTATNLQTSLSAMGQQVAVLVVGLFVGPVGAGLYRLANQLAQSLTKISSLLSRSIFVELSRTQSSHGVDALRSLFRRTNRLALIAGAIIIALILTIGHPLLGLIAGKEFLPAYPLLMLLGVSACIDLVGVSYRPLLMATDRAGLSLRITFASTLLLLGMQAVLLPMNGTIGAAIANIVASIAGFLMMGLATRHALALRDTLPPEPDAN
- a CDS encoding phosphocholine cytidylyltransferase family protein, whose protein sequence is MTIKKAIILSAGQGSRLLPLTRDVPKCMIDFNGRTLISWQIAALVANGVTDIVVVTGFRTERVEDHALQLYRETGARIRTLFNPFFQVADNLGSCWIAREEMDQDFIILNGDTIVSDEIVAKLVSGAKDAITVTVDVKPDGDYDDDDMKVNRDESGRLHHIGKRLLPPDTNAESIGMLAFVGEGPAIFRNQVDQMMRTPEGVARWYLRAIDIIAKGNRVGTVSIEGLEWQEVDFPQDVDAANALTEKWVSQGRYGA